The DNA segment TGTTTGCGCAGGTGTCGGCGAACGCTTTGGGGTTGAAGTTTGGTTAATTCGGATTGGCGCGGTTTCAGCCTTTTTTCTTGGCGTGCCCTTTATGCCGGTACTTTATATTGCCGCGTGGTTATTGCTAGATAAAAAACCTGCAGTACAGCGTGAGCAACCGCAAGGGTTTGAGCATACCGTGTCGGTTAAATCTAAGGTGTGGCAGCAAGGACAATTGCCCCAAGCGGCCTTTAAAGAGCTGGAACAGCAGTTCAATCAAATTGAACTACGGTTACAACAAATGGAGAGTTACGTAACGTCTGCTGAATTTAACTTGTCCAACGAAATTAACAAATTGTAGTGAAGTAGTTTAAATAAGTCGCTTAAAGTGACTGGCTTAAAGAGACAATCTCAACTTTTTGTTAACGTTGTAGTGGCGACAGCGAATTAAATATAAGCATAAAACAGTTGCTTGTCATTAATAAATGACTGAAAATCCTGAGCAATAAAATGCCGTATGCTTGCTGTTTATTAGCACTAACATTGTTGGACTATCGCAATAGTTAGTATAACAAAGCCG comes from the Gammaproteobacteria bacterium genome and includes:
- the pspC gene encoding envelope stress response membrane protein PspC; this translates as MSQGKQPNVLYRIPEQGRIAGVCAGVGERFGVEVWLIRIGAVSAFFLGVPFMPVLYIAAWLLLDKKPAVQREQPQGFEHTVSVKSKVWQQGQLPQAAFKELEQQFNQIELRLQQMESYVTSAEFNLSNEINKL